Genomic window (Mycoplasmopsis citelli):
GTTGCGATGCTTGAATCTTCACTTGAAAGTGATTGATTAGCGTAATCTACTTCTTTAGAAAGCTTCTCAATTTCTGGATTTTTTAAATCTTCAGCTGAAAGATTTTTTAAGGTATTTTGAGTTTTAATTACTTGATTTTGTAATTCTGTGAAAAAGTAACTTTGCTCACGTGGTACTTGATAATAATTATGCAACGATAAAAGTACACCAACTGACACAAGAGCTGCACCAGCGGTCACTCCAATACCAATTGCTAAGCTAGAAATTGCTTTTTTGATTTTTATGAAAATATTTTTCACATTTTTAATCACTTTTATAGAATTTGTAGTTCCTATGATTATAAATAGATATCTCTATTTTTGCGGAGATATTTTTAATATTTTCTTTTTAAGATTTATTATAAATAATAAAGAATTAGTTAATTTAGATAAATTAAATA
Coding sequences:
- a CDS encoding restriction endonuclease subunit S domain-containing protein — its product is MKNIFIKIKKAISSLAIGIGVTAGAALVSVGVLLSLHNYYQVPREQSYFFTELQNQVIKTQNTLKNLSAEDLKNPEIEKLSKEVDYANQSLSSEDSSIATMLQQRNKLRHCLMLLKTRTKKRILLKNTIL